In Flavobacterium piscisymbiosum, the sequence TAATATTTAAGTCTTTTAGGTGTTTATCTAAGCCAATACTTTTCATGAGTTTGTAATCATGCTGCTGTACTATTAGCTGCTTTTTAATCTTTATTCTTGAAGCTCTTTCGGTTAATAGTATTTTTATCTTTTTAATCGAACAAGAACATGGCTTCCATTCTCTGCTTTCCTGATGATTTTTTTCGATGAAATTACAAATGCGAAGAGCATCAATTTTATCATTTTTACCTCTAACAAGTCCTATACTTTTTTTGATATGTAAAGCTGATATTACATAAACTTTAAAATCAAATTTTTCAAGCACTTCAAACAGATTCCAATTATATCTGCCTGTATTTTCCATAGCTATAATTACCTTTTCTTCCGAGTAGCTTTTGAAGAAACGTTTAATAACAGGTACTTTATTTTCAATGGAAAAGTAGCTTACTGTCTCATTTTTAATACAGATATCCAAAGTCTTACTGCTGATATCAATGCCGATAATAATGTTTTTCATAACTTTGCTTTTACGATTCAACAAATGATTTGAGAAATTCATCATAAGCTCAACTCCTTGATAACGGGTCTCTAGCCCAAATTTCTATCTGAGTCTTTGATGAAAGGGAAGCGAAAGTCTTAATCAAGATATGAGTCACAAACTCAGAGGAACGAATAGTTTACTTTTGCTTCCTTTCTCAATCATAAATTTAATTAAATTTCAAAAAGCAAATCTAAAGGAGGAACGAGGGATCTCCGTTAGTAGCTCGACAATTTATGAAATACTTTGTGTTAGTTTCTTGCGGAGATCCCTCGTTCCTCGGGATGACATACTTTGTGGTTGCTTTTTTTGAAAAAACTATGGTTGAAGTCTTTCATCCTTAATTCTCTGTTCTTTTTTCCGCGAGAGGGATGGAAGCTAGCTACCGAAGTAGCGCGTACAGCCCGACAGCATCCCGATAAGAGGGCGAATAAGCGTAAAGTAAATTTGCCCTCTTACCGGGATGGTGGCTCGCCCAAATAATTTTTAATTTTAGATTTTAGATTTTAAGATTGATGCAGTTTGTCAGGCTGAGCGACAAAGTAGAGGTAAACTGAAAACTGGGACTGAAAACTGGGACTGAAAACTGCAAACTGCACCCGAAAACTACAAACAAAAAAAAACGCTCTCTTGGAATGAAAGCGTTTCTTACGTCATGTTTTTTTGTTTTTTCTCTGAAAAAGAGGTCGATTTATTTATCGATAGAACCTAAAACACGTTTCATAAACGCATTTAAAGCTTCTTTTTTATCGGTGCCCTGAACTACCATTTTGTGTACTTCGAGTGCGCCATACATATTAGATATTAGTTCGCCAATTACATCCAATTCTTCATCTTTTAAAGACGGAATTTCAGTCATTGCTTCCAGAACTTCAATCGTTTCAATGATATAATCCTGATCGTTTTCTTCGATAAATTGGGTCAATTGCTTTATTACGGGTAATTTCATGTTTAGATTTCTTAGATTTTTAGACATTCTTAGACTCCTTAGACTTTTTTAAAATTTAAGACAACATCTAAGAAGTCTAAAAATCTAAACCAGTCTAACTAATCTAAATTTAAGCAATTGCGTTTACCAAGTCGATTAAAATTTCTTGTTTGTTGGTTTGAGTTTCTCCAACTAATTTTCCGTTTACGAAAGTAGCGAATGTTGGCAAGTTGCTTACATTGGCTAATTTTCTTGATTCCGGAGAATTTTCTGCATCAACCAAAACAAAAGTGATAGCTTCATTTTCTGTTGCTAATTTTTTGAATTTTGGTTTCATAATACGGCAATTTCCACACCATGAAGCTGAATATTGTACTACTACTTTTTCGTTTTTAGCAACTAAATCTGCTAACGTATCTTCGTTTAAGTCGATTAACATATCTTTTAAATTTAAATTCCAAATTTTTTAAAATTCCAAATTCCAAAATCGGAGCTAAAATTTTTAAATTTGAGGGTTATTTTTTTAATGAAATTCCAAGTTTATAAATTTCAAATTCCAAATCGTATGATTGAAACTTAAAAAAATAATGTTTGAAATGTGATTGGATTCTTGTGAGAGAAAAACTCCAAATCCTCAAATTGGGATTTGGGATTTGGAATTTTAAAAAATGTGGTATTCTATTTCTTAGTTTGCGCTTAAGTATTCAGCAGTACTGATTCTGTCTGCGCTCATTGCTTCTTTTCCAGCTTCCCAGTTTGCAGGACAAACTTCTCCTTTTTCCTGGATATGAGTATAAGCATCAACCATACGTAAGTATTCGTTTACGTTACGACCTAATGGCATATCGTTTACACTTTCGTGGAAGATTTTTCCAGTTTCGTCAATAATGTAAGTAGCTCTGTAAGTTACGTTTGAACCTTCGATGATTACTGAATCAGTTTCTTCGCTGTATTCTGTAGAATCGATATCTAAAATTCCTAAAATGTTAGATAAGTTACGGTTTGTATCTGCCAAAATTGGGTAAGTTACACCTTCGATTCCACCGTTGTTTTTTGGAGTGTTTAACCAAGCAAAGTGTACTTCGTTTGTGTCGCATGAAGCTCCAATTACGATTGTATTTCTTTTTTCAAATTCTGGTAATGCAGCTTGAAAGGCGTGTAATTCAGTTGGGCATACAAAAGTAAAATCTTTTGGGTACCAGAACAATAATACTTTTTTGTTGTTGTTTACTGCTTCTTCAAAGATGTTGATTTTTAAATTGTCACCCATTTCTGAGATAGCATCTACTGCAATACTTGGGAATTTCTTTCCTACTAAAGACATATTTTTCGTTTTACGTTAAAAATTTATTTCTGATGCAAAAGTAGGGCATAACTACATGTTCTTACAATAAGAAGTGATTATAAATATTTATATATTGATAGTATTTGACTATTATGTATTGTTTTTGTTGTGTAACTTATTGTAAGTCAATATTTACAGGTAATTTTCCGTTGCATGTTAAATTTTCAAGAAATTGAATTCCTGCATTTTTTTGGAACTCATTAAAATCCTGATACACCTGAATTAATCCTGAAGCCTTTGTTAAATAAGGAATAATAGGCAAAACATAAGGATTTCCGAAAACGTAAACGATGCATTTTTTAGTTTGCAATAAGTTCGAAAGCAATTCTAAAACTTCGTCGTCGATTTCGAAATTGTTCATAGGTTTTGCTTTTGGAACAAATAATGAAATAATAATAGTTTCGAAATTTTCTAAACTCGATGCAATTGATTTAATATCTGAAACTTCTAAGTTTTCGAAAGCAAATTCCGGAGATTCTAATTTTGTATTTAAGGTTTGAAAGAAAGTATTCTCTATACCTTTATATAAACTCAGTTTTGCTAATTGACTGTTTTTTTGTGCTTCAAAAGCCAATTCAATATTTGTGTTATCGATTATTTTTGTAATCGAATGTTGCGCAACTTCAAAATTTAAAGCTGATGTTTTTTCGAAATCTAATTCTCCTGAAGTAAAGTTATTATCCGATAAAATTCCAACTTTTTCTTTGGCTTTCATGATTCTGTTAAAGCTTTCTTCGATACGTTCCGGTGATGCATTTTTAAGGATCGCTTCAATTCCTTCGGGAACATTTTCGGCGAAACATAAAACGTCGTTTCCGGCGTTGAAGGCTTCCCATTCCAGTTCTCCTTTGGTTTCATATAGTTTAGAAACGCTGTGCATGTTTAAGGCATCAGAAATCACCAAACCGTCATAACCCAATTGCTCGCGCAGAAGCGTTTCGATAATAGGTTTTGATAAAGTAGCCGATGTATTTTTTCCGTCATTCAAACTCGGAACGGCAAGATGGCCTATCATAATCGAGTCTACATTATTTTCGATTCCTTTAATGAAAGGATATAATTCGTTTTCTAATAATTCTTCAAGGGTTTCGTTTAAAACCGGTAATCCCAAATGCGAATCGACATTGGTGTTTCCGTGTCCGGGAAAGTGTTTCAGGCAGCCCAGAACACCAACTTGCGACATTCCATTAAGATATTCAATCGAAAAATCAGCGACTTTTTCTTTGTTTTCACCAAAAGAACGATAACCAATAACGGGATTGTTCGGGTTATTATTAATGTCTGCCAAAGGCGATAAATTATAATGAATTCCCGCAGCTTTCAGGTCTAAACCAATTTGTTTACCCACTTCGTAAACCAAACTCGATTTACTTTCAGGTAAAGCGCCAAGTGTAATGGCGTACGGATATTGAGGTGTCTTTTCGATGCGCATGGCCAAACCCCATTCGGCATCAATACTGATTAAAAGTGGAGTAGGTGCTGCTTTTTGATAACGAACAATCAGATCCTTTATTTTTTGATAACTATCATCATTAAAAACGATTTTTTTCTTGCTTTCGTAATTTGTTGCAGCACTCGCACGGCTGTGAAAAAATGTTAGTCCGCCAATGTTGTGTGCTGCGATTAATCGTTCAGTTTCCTGAATGTTTTCTTCGGTATCGTTTATAAAAACTGCGGGAAAAAAGAATTGTCCCACTTTTTGTCTTAGTGCTTGAGCTGTCATTTTCATTATTATAAAGTCTTTTTCATACAGACACTGTTATCCATCTTTTCGTAAGGCGGATAATTTGGAATTATGGTATAATTTAGTTTTTGATATAAGTTGATGGCTTCGGGCTGGTTTTTTCCGGTTTCGAGAATGGTATAATCATAACCGACTTCTTTCGCCCAAATTTCTAATGCTGCTAAAACTGCAGAAGCAATTCCTTTTTTGCGATGCTCAGGATGCACGTACATTCGTTTGATTTCGACTGTATCTTCTTTTTTCTCCCTAAAAGCGCCACAACCCACTGCAATATCATTTTCATAAAAAACGATAACATGTTTTATCGCGTCAGTTTTATTAAACTGATTGTAAAAGGCGTGATCTTCTCCGTCTCTAATCGCTAAATCCTGATCTAATAACACCACTAGATTTTTAAAATCGATATCGTCAGAGTTTGTTCTTTTTAAGGTAATCATGATTCAATAAAAATATTTTAATAGAAGTTTTCTTTTTTTTTTGCCATTAAAACCATTAAGTAATTTAATCCAAGCTTTATGACCTTAATGTCTTAATGGTAAAAAAATAAGTTTTAATTTAAAAAAAGATCCTTTAAATAATTATGAATAT encodes:
- a CDS encoding DUF6952 family protein encodes the protein MKLPVIKQLTQFIEENDQDYIIETIEVLEAMTEIPSLKDEELDVIGELISNMYGALEVHKMVVQGTDKKEALNAFMKRVLGSIDK
- a CDS encoding GNAT family N-acetyltransferase, coding for MITLKRTNSDDIDFKNLVVLLDQDLAIRDGEDHAFYNQFNKTDAIKHVIVFYENDIAVGCGAFREKKEDTVEIKRMYVHPEHRKKGIASAVLAALEIWAKEVGYDYTILETGKNQPEAINLYQKLNYTIIPNYPPYEKMDNSVCMKKTL
- a CDS encoding glycoside hydrolase family 3 protein, encoding MKMTAQALRQKVGQFFFPAVFINDTEENIQETERLIAAHNIGGLTFFHSRASAATNYESKKKIVFNDDSYQKIKDLIVRYQKAAPTPLLISIDAEWGLAMRIEKTPQYPYAITLGALPESKSSLVYEVGKQIGLDLKAAGIHYNLSPLADINNNPNNPVIGYRSFGENKEKVADFSIEYLNGMSQVGVLGCLKHFPGHGNTNVDSHLGLPVLNETLEELLENELYPFIKGIENNVDSIMIGHLAVPSLNDGKNTSATLSKPIIETLLREQLGYDGLVISDALNMHSVSKLYETKGELEWEAFNAGNDVLCFAENVPEGIEAILKNASPERIEESFNRIMKAKEKVGILSDNNFTSGELDFEKTSALNFEVAQHSITKIIDNTNIELAFEAQKNSQLAKLSLYKGIENTFFQTLNTKLESPEFAFENLEVSDIKSIASSLENFETIIISLFVPKAKPMNNFEIDDEVLELLSNLLQTKKCIVYVFGNPYVLPIIPYLTKASGLIQVYQDFNEFQKNAGIQFLENLTCNGKLPVNIDLQ
- a CDS encoding IS110 family transposase, whose translation is MKNIIIGIDISSKTLDICIKNETVSYFSIENKVPVIKRFFKSYSEEKVIIAMENTGRYNWNLFEVLEKFDFKVYVISALHIKKSIGLVRGKNDKIDALRICNFIEKNHQESREWKPCSCSIKKIKILLTERASRIKIKKQLIVQQHDYKLMKSIGLDKHLKDLNIKLLRDIDVQIKIIENDIENIIQNQESLNQKQKLIKSVPGVGQVLSWTLLSKTEGFTTITDPRKMACYSGVVPFDFQSGTSLKRRPGVSMLADKNLKTILHLAAMSAVRSDNDLKTYYIRKVDEGKNKMSVLNAVRNKIIHRVFAVIKNQIPYQKDLVLS
- a CDS encoding thioredoxin family protein, which translates into the protein MLIDLNEDTLADLVAKNEKVVVQYSASWCGNCRIMKPKFKKLATENEAITFVLVDAENSPESRKLANVSNLPTFATFVNGKLVGETQTNKQEILIDLVNAIA
- a CDS encoding peroxiredoxin, whose translation is MSLVGKKFPSIAVDAISEMGDNLKINIFEEAVNNNKKVLLFWYPKDFTFVCPTELHAFQAALPEFEKRNTIVIGASCDTNEVHFAWLNTPKNNGGIEGVTYPILADTNRNLSNILGILDIDSTEYSEETDSVIIEGSNVTYRATYIIDETGKIFHESVNDMPLGRNVNEYLRMVDAYTHIQEKGEVCPANWEAGKEAMSADRISTAEYLSAN